A genomic region of Campylobacter corcagiensis contains the following coding sequences:
- a CDS encoding PhoX family protein encodes MKKFLFLALSGMSVFASDALTSIEFSEVKVPMTDDEKRGIGASDTVKVNGKEYKIGFNTIMRSGDKVGDGVFGALYDKNGKLITTKDGSPRISDDNDFSSLLTYKDKIFMISHFETRPAAMYITELSQDENGKLTAVNTKNIDFSEFGGLWVPCAGSVSPWGTHLGSEEYEPDARTVKEDGSNGEYSDLMGEYFGGDLTKVNPYAYGYIPEIKITSENGDVEVTKHYTMGRMAHELSYVLPDKKTVLLSDDGTNVSLFMFIADKEEDLSAGTLYAAKWNQTDDKNGGTADLEWISLGHATNSEIQKAINDGVKFGDMFEVADFKDDTCPAGFTPTKANADSNQDTEPECIKLKDGMEKIASRLESRRVAAIKGATTEFRKMEGITYNNNLNEVYIGMSEINKGMESFKSKGKDSNKYDVKGQDHIRLPHNTCGTVYKLSLVENEKIGSKYVPSVMKGMVSGKYSDTGDKLNTCDLNGLANPDNVTYINNTGTLIIGEDTGSGHQNDAIWSYNIAQDKLTRIFTTPYGSETTSPYYYNNIGGFGYITAVIQHPYGESDEDKLSNPQDARAYTGYIGPLPVITK; translated from the coding sequence ATGAAAAAATTTCTTTTTCTTGCACTATCAGGCATGAGCGTTTTTGCTAGTGATGCACTTACGAGTATTGAATTTAGCGAGGTAAAAGTTCCAATGACTGATGATGAAAAAAGAGGCATTGGTGCTAGCGATACAGTTAAGGTAAATGGCAAAGAGTATAAAATAGGCTTTAATACCATTATGCGCTCAGGCGATAAAGTTGGTGATGGCGTTTTTGGTGCTTTATATGATAAAAATGGCAAACTTATAACAACAAAAGATGGAAGTCCTAGAATTTCTGATGATAATGACTTTTCTTCACTTTTAACTTATAAAGATAAAATTTTTATGATTTCTCATTTTGAGACAAGACCAGCAGCTATGTATATAACAGAGCTAAGTCAAGATGAAAATGGAAAACTAACAGCAGTTAATACAAAAAACATTGATTTTTCTGAATTTGGAGGGCTTTGGGTTCCATGTGCTGGTTCAGTAAGTCCTTGGGGAACACACTTAGGAAGTGAAGAGTATGAACCAGATGCTAGAACAGTAAAAGAAGATGGTTCAAATGGTGAATATTCTGATCTTATGGGCGAGTATTTTGGTGGAGATTTAACAAAAGTTAATCCATATGCTTATGGTTATATCCCAGAGATAAAAATCACTAGTGAAAATGGTGATGTAGAGGTTACAAAACACTATACTATGGGTAGAATGGCACATGAGCTATCTTACGTGCTTCCTGATAAAAAAACTGTTTTATTAAGCGATGATGGTACAAATGTCTCTTTATTTATGTTTATAGCTGATAAAGAAGAAGATTTAAGTGCTGGAACACTTTATGCAGCAAAATGGAATCAAACAGATGATAAAAATGGCGGAACTGCTGATTTGGAGTGGATTAGCCTAGGACATGCAACAAATTCAGAGATTCAAAAAGCTATAAATGATGGCGTTAAATTTGGCGATATGTTTGAAGTAGCTGATTTTAAAGATGATACTTGCCCAGCTGGATTTACTCCTACAAAAGCAAATGCTGACTCTAACCAAGACACTGAGCCTGAGTGTATAAAGCTAAAAGATGGCATGGAAAAAATAGCTAGTAGATTAGAGTCAAGAAGAGTTGCGGCTATAAAAGGTGCTACAACTGAATTTAGAAAGATGGAAGGTATTACATACAACAACAATCTTAATGAAGTTTATATTGGAATGAGTGAGATTAATAAAGGTATGGAAAGCTTTAAATCAAAAGGTAAAGATAGCAATAAATACGATGTTAAAGGTCAAGACCATATCAGACTTCCTCACAACACTTGTGGAACTGTATATAAACTAAGCCTAGTTGAAAATGAAAAAATCGGTTCAAAATATGTTCCAAGCGTAATGAAAGGTATGGTATCAGGAAAATATAGCGACACAGGTGATAAACTAAATACTTGTGATTTAAATGGTTTAGCAAATCCTGATAATGTTACTTACATAAACAATACCGGAACACTGATAATCGGCGAAGATACAGGCTCAGGTCATCAAAATGATGCTATTTGGTCATACAATATAGCACAAGATAAGCTAACTAGAATTTTTACAACTCCTTATGGAAGCGAAACAACATCACCATACTACTACAACAATATCGGTGGTTTTGGTTATATAACTGCAGTTATTCAACACCCATATGGTGAGAGTGATGAGGATAAACTTTCAAATCCACAAGATGCAAGAGCATACACAGGATATATCGGACCACTTCCTGTAATTACAAAATAA
- a CDS encoding HU family DNA-binding protein — translation MKKAEFIAAVAEKAGLTKKDTESVVDAALEVTKECLVNGDSISFIGFGSFDVATRAAREGKVPGTDKTYKSPATNVVKFKVGKQLKDAVAASKKIKKK, via the coding sequence ATGAAAAAAGCTGAATTTATAGCTGCAGTTGCTGAAAAAGCTGGTTTAACTAAAAAAGATACAGAAAGTGTTGTTGATGCAGCCCTAGAAGTTACAAAAGAGTGCCTAGTAAATGGTGACTCAATTAGCTTTATAGGTTTTGGTTCTTTTGATGTTGCTACAAGAGCTGCTAGAGAGGGTAAAGTTCCAGGAACTGATAAAACTTACAAATCTCCAGCTACAAATGTAGTTAAATTTAAAGTTGGTAAACAACTTAAAGATGCAGTTGCTGCTTCAAAAAAGATTAAAAAGAAATAA